The sequence ATTTGCATGAGAAaaagagctgagaaaataaaccaGCTTTAACACGGAAAAACACTAACgggaaaacattattttcttcgTATCTTAAGACAGTAAGAGATGAGGTATCATTCTCTGCAAAGCCAAAactttgaaatacaaagaaCTTATCCTGAGGCGAACACCTGCCTAAAGCAGTGATTTCAGAACAACTGACATTTGTCAGAGCTTAAAGATCCTGGCTTTGGATGCTTTTACTAGGGGCAAGTGTTGAGCAGCCCCATCACAGACAACGCTCATCTCTGGCTATGATCATTTCTAAAGCTTGCACACAAcccacttctgaaaatgtgtattgccagcaggtcctGAGAAACGTGTTCTTTACTTAGCTGCTAAAGTATTAAGTAGTGCTGAGCAACCCTGCAGCTAGAAAGCCATGAATATCCTTTAAAAGTCACAAAAGGATAAGcggaaaaaaaatcaaagatgcATCCACTAAATATCTGTATTTAggacaaaatgaaaagctgttgtaaagaaataattttaaggaTTGAATTACATGCAATAAGTAGGAAGAGGCCTGTTTGCTTAAACTTCTTCAACCATAAAACGCTGTGAACAGGAAAGGCCTTTGTAATACACTGCCCTCTTGTCAATGGCTTTTGGATTCtcaaggcttaaaaaaaatttcttgGGTCATTTCACTGGTATTCCTAGTCACAGATAAACACAGCGATTACTAAGAATTAATCTGACGACTAGGACAGCTTTAGATGCATTGGAGATGTGTATCTACAAACAACATTAGTTATGATAAAGTCcaataaatgttaaaaactaGAATATAATTGCTTAATATATAAAGTTATCGGATGATTCTTTGTATATTTTGAACATGCATATACCTGACACTCAAAATCCAAGTCTCCTTAGCAGTTTCCCTCCCCCCAGCTGTAGGAATGACACCTTTGAAACCCAGAATTGGTTTGCTTTGATGctacattttgaaaagtatCCACATTTAAAGGTACAGGACCAGACTTGGGCTCTCTCCCAGATCTCCTGCTCAGCTTAAAGCTTGTATCTGGGCACACTGTGGTCATCACCATACAGCTCTGTACTCTTCTGAACCTGCATGGTTTACAGTCTTATTTATTTGGTGCAAAATGGAGAAAGCTATTTTCCCTGTCTGCAGATTAGAAATCAGTTTTGTATAACAGATTATTTGTGATGGTGATTTAGATTATGCAGGTATACATGGGATAATTCCAAAGCTAACTAACAATCTTTTCTAAGTGCAGGGTGATTTAGATCTATGAAACAAgtttttcaagcaaaaatgaCAACAGGTACATAtctttcagtgtgttttatTGCCAGCTAAGCTCATTCTGATCACGCACATTTttagaacaacaaaaagtacTGCTGACAGACAACTCTCTCAAAGGCAGTCAATATGAAGTCATTTAGCTGTCTGGTATGAACGCACCTGTTAGGCACTATTAAAATAAGTTACTAAATCAgtaaaagtttgaaaaattaTAGAACAAACACTAATGGCAGGTATTTATAAagataacctttttttttttttttaataaagataacAATAATAAGTGTAATCTAAtttagttgttttctttaaccTTTAGAACATTGGGACATGCAACTTCTGTACCTGCAGACTTCTGAGAAGCTAACCATTCACTCAGCTAATTTAACAACCTTGTATTAAATGCATCAAAAACAGCACATGAGCCATTAGAATCTTTTTGacacaattttgaaaaaatggagaatgaTTTATCTGAGAGTTAGATTTCTAAAGATGAATACATATATTTCACAGAGGACTACTCTGTACTCTGTACTCTGTACTTTGTACTCTGTAGTACTCTGTAGAGAAGAGGAAGGTTCTCAAATCCCACGTATGTGCATCCTCAACAGATAGTCTGACATCACTACAATAATGATCCCAATCCCTgcctttatatatatttcatcttgacaataaaaatattgatagattatttgagaaatttcaagtttacaaaataaaagttgaatGTAACTTAAACAAGAGGTCGTGCTTTAAGCATGTGAATATACCTATCACAACATCATAGGATTTGTTCAGACAGTAAGAACCGAAAATGCTTCTGTAAACATATCCTGTAATGTTCTTCATTCTTGTAAGAGTGGTCTTATTGCTATTGCTAGatatgtcattttttaaatttctttaagtAGGTGTACCAAACATAAACATTAAAAGCCTATTCAACTGCATGGTGTAAAATATACTCCCGTGGAACTCAGATACACAACAGACACCTTTTTAACAGTTATATCAGCAGTGTCAGTACTGATGTGACATTAGAATGTACTTATACTGGAGTTAGTTACATTATGATCACTAATACTGTACATGATGGTCCATTTGGAGGAAGAGGGTTGTCCACAAAGAGACAAGATATCCAACATAGAAGAGGAGAGTAGACGACACTTCCCAAAGTTTTCCTGCCAGAAGTTCTTCCATGCTTTGCTGTTTGGTAGTAGGGCACGGGAGACACTCTCCAGTTGCTACTGTACAAAGAGGATGCTGAAGGCCATCACCACACAGCACACAGCTACATATGGGCTCTTCCGTTCACCTTGGGGTGGggaggacaaaacaaaacaatccagGCGTAACTAAATAGATCTAGGTGGCTCCTAGTCTAACACTGCAATTATCACATTGCATGTGCAAAGTAACACTGAACACTTCTAGCTGGAGAAATGCTGTTACAAATACAGTTGTGTAGTGGTGAAGAAAATGCATGGGAGTGGGAAAACTAAGTTGTAGGACAGGGTATATTGCCCCATATAAGGACAGAATTGGCAAGGACTTCTGTCTTATTAGTAACCATCTTTTCTGAGATGCCATTTCTGcgaaaacattaaagaaaaaatacagtatgtcATTGCTATCCCTTAGTGCCAGAGAGTCAAGAGGCAGGCACCAGAAAGCTAACCAAGACACTGGATCTTTTCCTGGCTTTGTTCTCAGTTCTGTCTAAGAGCTAACACTGCTCAAAGGCTACTCCACGTCAGCTGAGAAGAGGCCTAACTCGATGCTGTCTGGCCATGATGGCTGCGTATGCAGCATTCATATTCTACATGTAGTATCATGTAGGAGCCAGCGAACTGGCTGAGGAACTCACAGCAGCAGACGTGGCCAGatgcttgtcttttttctttactaggGAGACATAACATTGCTAGCATATGGAGAGGATCTGGTCCACAGATTTTCAGGTTAGTAATAAAAATGGTCAACAGACTGCACAAGGTGTACAAAGACCCCTACTGTTGATACTTTCTAATTAGTGTTATAGCTTTGCATGGCAGACCATTGACAAAAGTTAAGTTTGTCCAATTGACAGACTTATGTTTGGTGGCAAATGCAATCAAAAGAGATCTGTTTTCACCTATTTTCATCCGTAACAAAATGTTACAAACATCTCTGGCTCACCAAACATggtaaggaaaaacaaacacacaaaatcttaGGTAGGGAACCGTAACACTGTAATGGGAACATCAGTAATATGAGACTGCTAATGATTTACAGGGACACTTCCTCCATTCAAACAGCCTGTTGTTTTTGCCCTTCAGCTTAGGCATCCCTTTTTATGAATCCATTGACTTTCCTCTGGAGGGCAGAGACACTCCTACACTGGATGGTACTTCCAGCCTACGAAACTGTCAGAAGTGTTAACACCCGTGTCTCTTTATGATGAGCAAATTCCTGTTTTGATGCGTTCAGAAGCATAAAGACAGAGTTGGAGCTGTTTGCTCTAAACAAAGTTCTATTTCCTCTTGCTGTGTACAGTCTTTTATCTTACTACAAACTTTTCTGAGATGCAATTTTCGGAGAAtcaataaagacaaaaaagaagaaaacatgccaCAGCTCCCAAGTCCAGCATTAAGGTGTAATTCTTAGGAAAAGAGTCTCTTTCACTAGCAGGACCTTCAAATACAACAGTAACAAACTTtccataggaaaagaaaaaaaaatacttgtagCGACACCTCCCATAAGCAAGGGTGACTGCCACAGTGACATTACAAGATGTTGTCATGATCTggcatatatttaattaaacttCAAATAACTGAATGAATTAATGTCTGCAGTTTcacatctgtttaaaataaatttttgaggAAGTCCAACTCCTACAGTTTAGAGTATTACAATTTTCATATGGGTTATACTTTCCTGCTCTTAattttcttgaaagagaaaTCATCATGTGGCAGGATTAAACATCATTTTGCACAACTTTGTAAATACGTAACCACTTGCTGATTATTAAAATCTTATGCACATGTGAAAAGGTTGTTTAAACATTCTGGGCACGTTATACATAAAGAAAGCCAGTgggcattttcatttttaaaagcctacACTTTCCTCCACGTCTTTTGTGACTAACTCAAATAAAATGGTGGCAATCACCTTCAAAACAGATTTCCCATACTGAGTGCATTGTAGTGttatgtaagaaaatatataggAGGAATGTTAAGATGTTGCCTCACTTCTCAGCCTGGGAGAAAGTAAAATCAGATCATTCCAAatgtaaactgaaaagaaattactgttttacatgaataagagaaaagaaagcagctcgGTGTGGGGCACAAGAGTGCATATATTACCTTGGATGCAGCAAATGTAGTTTATTAAAGTTACTACATCATGAGAGAGGAAGATTAACTGCAGTTTTTAACTAGTTGACAGGGACCTCATAAAACCTTTTGTGTACTCTTTTAAATGCGTTTTGAAACTATTTGCTGTGCATGgctaatagaaaaaaatatgcttgcaCTTAACTAAGTGAAAAAGAAGGTGGTAAAGTAAGGTAAGGTGTACTCTCCAACCTTGAACAAATACTAATGCAGCTgaaatttagatttatttttgctagtATAGCTCAGAATTCATTTCTAACAGCTGCCAAATTACTGGTATCTTTCAATTACAGTATTAAAATTGGTTCTGCTATGTCCATTACCTAAATAGGACAATACCTGCAAATCATTTTAACAGCAGGTCTTCAGAAAAGGATGCTTTTTGCATCGGTGCATTTTGACATGCTGAAAAACACATGTCACGTTCCTTTCAAAGCCTGAGAATAAAGAAAGCGGAACCATACATTTTCCTCTAGGTTCAATGACAAGTAGCAAAATCTATATTTACAAGTCCAGTGTTTCTGCTCTGTATTAACAATGCCATctgtaaaagtgttttaattatgtgtttttattttattgttttaaatcttaTATATAACTCAATACTAAGACTGAATTTGTGTTGCATATTCCCATTTCCATCtcaaaataaatccagaataatgatgaaaatacatacaaataccAATGCTATGGGAAAATGCCTAACACCAGGTATAGCTGATCATCCTACACATAGATTCCACTTGAAACAAACAGCTTCAAGTAAttcagaaatacacagaaacttataaaaagagagaaaaagtcATAGCTCACCTCCCCTATCTTCGCTATATTTTACAGAGGTAAAACATACATTTGTTAAGATGATTTGAGTATGGTTTTCACTATCACATTGGAACATTATTCTAATAAATAAGGCACACTATAGAAAAAGCATTGGTTTtaaagatttcaaagaaaaaaaattaccgATTCTGGCGCATTTCCAGAATATTCCCAATAGTCTGCAAAGATAAAGAAATTGATTAGGCTCttgatttaataaaatcatttaagaCATAAACTCagccaaataattttcttccttccatgctaaaacaatacaaataaacagtttttcaaGCTGATGCTATTCTTAACATCAGAAAACACCACATACCGGTGTGGGTTACAAGCTACAACCCACAAGCCATGAAGTTCTTTCTAAGTCCAGCAAAGCTCTAgcatgcaagaaaaacaaaaggtcCATTTACTCAGTCTGTGTTCCATCAGAATTCCACATTCTACACTGAAGTagctcagagagaaaaatcaagaaaaagaagaaaaaaacagaactagaAAAAGAGAGTATGAAGTGCCAACAGGCCTCCATGTTGCAGtatatggattttctttttttaatgttaggtTTTTTTCAATCACATTTTCCTGCAGATATAAGAGAtgagaaaactgtattttaaatgtactgCTTTGTAGTGTCTTTCATATTTCCCTTAGGAattgcagataaaaaaaattgcagataaAAAGCATGCACTTTTCAGCAGAGCATACTTATACATATAATCTGGTATGACAGAATGCTTGCCTTGAAATAAGTTACAAAACAATTCTTCAGGTTCGTTCTTACTTTTACCAAGGTTAACCTAGGTAAAGTCTCTCTAATCCTGCCCACCCAGGATATCAATGCTCACAACTGGAACTAAAAAAGGATGAAACCAGAATTCAACTATTCAGAGTACATCCAAAATGAAGTACAAGCATGTAGGCCACATATCTGTAATTTCTCTGTGTAATTAGACTAATCTCACATTGACTACTCAAAAGGAATAAGAGAAGTGGAATGGAATCTTTAGAATTTCTGAAGTaagatggaaagaaatactgagGTGTCCTGAATCAGAAGGcagttttcagtctttcaaataTTGGTCAAAACTGCGTTGAAATCCTGTCTACAGGAAAGTTTCCTTCGTAGCATGACTGGTTGCAGTGCAGTAAAAACATCTGGATTTGACTATATCGACTACACAGAtttaagaactaaaaaaaaaatccgtttctccttttcccttctcctgacGTGTGTTAGCAGTAAACTCGGTGTACATTATTTGCGGGGCTTCATCTACTACCTGCTGTGATAGCAGGTCTGCAggtgctttcccacaatacTCTGAACCCATCTCCACGCTACTCTGATTACCTGTCTTCCCTCTCCTGTTCCTGGACTTTCAcgattacatatttttttcctgtttaaatgcAGACAGGTAGGTTTGGGCCACTTGCCCATGCCTACTGCTGAAGTCACCAATTCCTACAtatcctacttttttttttttttaaaaaaaagaatttgtgttatttcatatttctacCTGGAGCTCTTATCTTCGTTTACTTCTGtatctctctctttccatttaGCAGCCttatgtttatttctgaaataaaggtCTGGGGTTGAGCAGGTCAGAAACACAAGTTCTAAGAGGCAGCAAGTGACTGTAGCTCTCAAAGTGAaagtgaaatgctttttgaCCAGTGTCTCTCTTGTTGACCAATTTCTTGCTAACAGCACTCCAGGcatttgcatttataaaaaacaacacattttacatttattttagatcATTTTACCTCAAGCCAAAAGTACTTCTATATAGTGAAAGctcattcttctgcttttatataATTCCACAAGCAGAAGTAATAATTCCTGCATGTAGACCATCACACACTTTTTCAGGCTAAGAGGTCATATAGTAAAATAACCCGAAGACATCTATGCCGTTTTAGAAGAGACATGCAGGAAATGGCACTTCTGTAAATCGTTCAGAGCAAAAAATACAGCCCCAGAGTCCTAATGTGTATGGCACTCAAGAGTATTGAAACTGTTGTTATTCtctgtaaaatgaagatttacaGATTGCATGCAGCAAAACCATTGCAAAAACTTCCACAGCCTGGCACCTCATGTTCGCATCTCTCATGAGCATGCTTGGGaactcaaagaaacaaaacattattgTCCTTTTCTTATGCATACTTGAAAAATTTTACCCAGGAAGAAGAATACTATCTTTTTCAGGCAGTCTACAAATCCGTAGTTTGTATGACGATCTCAGCAAgggtttttctttgccttctcaGGGTTTTTTGACCACGTATACCAACATAAATTTATAACTGACTTCAGTTATAGTATCTTACATTGTTTATCTTACATTGTTCCTAGCCTTACAAAACTTCCTTGCTGGTGGACATAGAATTTTTCCTCTCAATATGGGAGGTACAAAACAGAATATGGGTTCCATCAGCTGCCAATCatcaattaacattttttgaattCAAATCTACCACTGACATAAGATCTAACAAGCCTgccaacagaaaacacaagcacATTTTTGAGGCACTTGTGCTCCTATTGGAACAGCCCAGTAGATCTGTTTGTCCAAGTGGTTTGAGGCTGAGCAATAGCAAATTGAGATGTGGAGCTTCCACAGTTGTAAACACAACCTCTGGATACACTGAAGAACTCACATTAGTAGAAAAGCTTCTTCAGGCCTTCTGCCCTCctgtatttatatattactGTTCATCTCAGGTCCTCAACATGTACCTCTTCAAGTCAAAACCTGTTTGATTGTTACAGAAATGATGCTTCTTCGAATGCATCTGTTCCAAAATAATTCTTCCTTAAGTAACTATTCAAAGCAATTGCATTGTTCCTTATTCTCCCCTTCATGTTCATACTCATCCTCGTTTTGATGCATGTGAAACATGTCAGTCTGGCTTGCAAACATGCAATTTTCCAGCAGCCACACGTCAAATATATGCACAAGCTGCTGCACATTCCTCACTGCCAGCGTTAACCTTAAAAGCAACAATCACGAAGGAGGTGCTGGctatctggggaaaaaaaaacgcaaAAAAATTCGAAGAAATGGaaccagaaagacaaaaaagggtCAGCCATGCTTCACTCTTCAGCCGCTAGACTGAGAATGCTGCAAAACGCCGCTGCCCTGTGTTTACTAGGACAATCCTACTGCAACTGCAGTAAGGAATGTGAGATATACCCAACTGCGACGCTTATGGCAAGTCAATCTCCACTATATAAGCTAACACGTCTTCCTGGTTAGCCAGGAGAACAGAACTATGTTGTGGTGCAAGTTAGTATGAAACAGTAAATCTCCACTTGCTTTCCCAACCTTAAAAGCTACTGCTGCGGACAAAGCACATGGAAACACTCACGACGCTTCAGGGAAAATAAAGGTTTAAAATCCCGTTTGGCTTGGtagaaaaacacacattttggCAGAAGTCATTGGGATGAAATACAATGTTATGAGGACAGGTGACATCACTTTGCACTGCCATCTCTCAACAAACTGAAACATGTTTCTTTACTTACTATCAACAGACCTAAATCTTCAACAAATTTACCAGTCAGAAATACAGCTAGTAACTACTAACATTTCTACTCTGCGTTGCTTTAGTATTTTATCGCTTCTTTTTTTTGCTATTCATTTGAAGCAGGAATAATGAGGTAAGAGCATCTCTGTGGTAAAATGAAGTATAactaagaatttattttatccaACGTGTCTAGACGTTTCCATTTGAGCATGGAATATGCCAGTGAAGAGGGAGAGGGGTTTAACAGCATATGATCTCCATGTAAACATCTACCATTCAGGAAACAAATTTCATTGCTTCCAGGCCAACATTTTATTCTCCAGTACAAAGTAGCCTACACACGtttatatgaaacaaaaataaaatagtatgtccaacatttatataaatacaaaccTACGGATCAAACGCTCAACTCCTCCACTGTGTCAGCaccctttgaaaatattttatgaagagaCTTCTATTGTGCTCTAGACAGATTTGCCTCAAGAATAAACAGAGTAGCTCCAGATTAAAGGATATATTCCTTGCCAAGAACAGCACTAAAAGTTTAATCAGTAAAATATTGTTGCTTCTTACTATGTATACCTCATTGAATATTGTGTTATCTTCCATTAGCAGACACGCAgaaaaacccaccaccaaaaAAAGTCCTTCATGAAGTCATCCCTTCGTTCCATCTTTACTAGTATCAAAAGAAATCTCTCATGTCAGGGGTAACCTCATGGTCTCCTATGAAAGGAGACACACATTTTCATGTTAGAACTCCCAACCAAAAAAAGCTATTGTACTCTGGCTAGCTGACATCACTAGAAGAAATCTTGTGTGATAAAATGGTAATTCCAGAAGTTAATTACATTGAAGGTTTTCAGAAGACAAACCGTCTGAGATTCTTGGTAGGAAGGGTCTGTTCAAAACTTGgcactttttcagaaaattaaatccCGAAGTGATAGAAGATAATTaggtaaaaaacattttgtttaacagaaaatgCTCTAATGGAAAAAGTGGACAAGTTGAACACCCAGAGACCAAAATTTTGCCAGTTCTTTCCAGTTAGAACATTACTAGCTAGAATTACTTgccattttaataaatactatCTCCTTTGTAATAACCCTAGGCAATGGTATTTCTGAAGTAGTAAGGGTGGCCTCAGTGGTTTCTAGGTCAAAATTGCCTAATCATGacttcaaaaacagtttttaaatcaCAGTTCTGCACACTGCTCTTCGCATCCAACACCCCATCATATTCTTTGTAGTACAAAGGAAATTGGTAAGTCAAAAGGTGAATGTGCTTTAAAAGCATAAGCAACGCACAGACTTGGCTATCCCCATTTCCCACCACACCCCAAAATCAATCTGAGCAGGGTAGAGAACTGTTTTATAGCAGCAACATCAACTACTTTCCAAGAGAACTGGGAACACAAGATAGAAAAAGGTTGGTCAGCCAGGAAAATGTGCTTCAGGAATAAAAGTGAGATGCAATTACAGCAACCAAAAGACACacgggagaaaaaaataagcaaggtAGCTTCTGCTGttaatgctttatttcacagctttaagaatcaaaaataaatacatccttACAGCAACAGCGGGATATAGGAAGGTGCTTCCTGTCTCTCATTTCTGTACCATTAACAAGCATCTAAAGAGAAAGCGGCAAGCCCAACAAATAACTAAAAAAGCAATACTAGCTGGCTTTGTAAGTTAATAAATTCTTACTATAAAATTTCAACATTCTATTgtaggaaaatagaaaatgaagatcTTTGTTATCTTTATTAAAGCCAATCTAAagcttttttatctttaaagatgacaaaaaaaccTGTCAAAATAGTATTTATATTATCACACACCATTACAAGATactaagaataaaacaaaaaaacaatctgtGAATTTTTAGAATGATCAGACTACATacccagttttatttttgtccagtAAGCTGGGAGCCAAGGATCTGATATAGGCACAGGTACATATGAGCAGCAAGATTACAGTCAGCAGACTCTGAAAGTTGAAGATGGCAGACTAcggaagaaaatgagaaaagaaagattacaACTTCACAGTACAAACTTCCCTTGCTGTGTAAGCTGGAGAAAGTAATTGATCCCCCATACGATGCtcatcaaaaaaatatataatctacGTTGCCAGTGAGCTAAAATCACTGTTAACAGCCATTGTTCTGCATGCAATGGTGAAAGAACGGAGTTTTCCCTTCCCAATTCATCCCCAAAATAGCAGGCAAAATGGTAACCTTACAGCTTTGCCCCCAGGCTGCTGTTCCAAAGCCAGTTTCTGGAAACCCATTAGCAGCAGTCTAAGAGTTATGGAAAACAGACATTCTCTCTCAGCCAAGAATAAGTGTAACTGCGGTTTGCATCAATAGAGTAtcgtggtggtggtgaaggTGGAGGTAAAGAATATTTGACAACTAAACCAGTAGCAAGCCTAAACACAGTAAAACAGGAAATATACAGGCAGATTGTTAATATACTACTTTATGAAGACTACCCCCGAAACTCAACATTTGTAGAAATATATAACTAGACCCACCTGAActacaaaaacacaacagattaatttctttcaaatcaatttttgattttaaaattaaaaatatcttttctataaatacattttttagaAGTGCTAATTATATGGAAAATGCTagacaaatggagaaaatagcTTAGAACTAAAGATCGATTGCTTACtagtgaaaataaacagcttaCTGGCAATAAGAAGCAGTTATTGAGAAACTACTAAAATATTTGGTTATTTGCTAAAGTTTAAAATATCAGGAAATTCTCACCAGCATCTTTTATAAACTAAAGTCTGAATCTTGTAAGGCCAAATGTTTTTTAGTCATCAGATTACAAGCAACTATCATTGTTTAAGTGACACATACAGAGGGAGAGTAGGTGCTCATGTAAGGACTGCTGTATCTCCAAAACAGTGCAACATCTGGAAGAAAGCTTGTTGATGCTGATTTCCAGCAAGTGCTACGTCACCGTTCCAATAAATAATACACTAGCaaccttattattattattattattgtttgtttgcaaTAGGTTCCCCGgaatttttggaagaaatatttggCAACTAGTCCTtgtgatttatattttctaataaCTAGCCCCAAATCTGAGATGTAGATTTCTGTTACAATGTTAAAATAATGCAGCTGCATGAATctaaggctttttaaaatttttattttaaagttagcATGTCTCAGCTGACATTTTGGTCAACTTAACAGCACCAGGTAGTATAACAGACAATTGCTTACTGCAGACAGatatgcttttgctttgttccaCTACCCTCCTTCCCAGATCCTATTTGTTTTGAACTccaaaaagtagaaaaacaaatagaatgAATTCACTCTTCATCCTAGATTTTTGTGTTACGGACGAATTCATGTCTAATTAcgtcatattttttcttactgcttaACCCAGAGGGCTGAGTAGTAGTATTTAATTAAGTGTAAATACTTTGCACTTATGAAGGGATATTACATTGCAGTTTCCTTCTTCAGGCAGAGAACTGGGTGGGATTTGTTAAGACCACATCAGAGCTCCCATTTCCCTATCCTGAGGCACAGCTCTGTTGATCTGGGTGCACCTTCTTCCTATGTCACAACATTCTGATGTTCTGAAGCTCTGAGAATAAAATTTCACTAAGAAGATGTTGGAGAGAACATCATGAGATCTAGAGccttgttaattaaaaaaaaaatccttagctTATGTAGAAGACTCTGTGAATCATGTGAAGCAGCACTGGAACATGCATCACACTGCCAGCCTAAATAAATGGGCAGATGCAGAAATTGATACAGATGTCCCAGGTAATAGGGTCCAGCAGGCCACTCTTGGTTGGAGTACTTCACATTAAGGAGAAACGGCACAGGGAGGCTCAAGGAGCGACTgaacagctctgctgtctgtgcagcctgaaaaagcagctcagcatcCTGGTGAAGATCCCTAGACAAGGCATTAGCTAAATCGTGTTCAGTTTAGTATTTTCACTGGGCTAGCTGAACCATCGCTTAACCTACAATGCTGTAAGTAAAGGACAGGTTACTTTCAATGGGCAAAACAGTgctcaccaccaccagcacGTCTTGTCCTGGTACTGTCCACAAGCTTTGCCAGCTTCAGGCACCAGGGAACTCTCCATCCCCTAGCAGAGACGACTCAAAGCCTACACGAGGCAGCGTCCCCTGGCTACTGCGGGTCTAGGAACACAGTGGGGCTGGATCTGAGAGTGGCTGCCTCAGAGATGCGCCATATACCCCCGATCAACGGA comes from Cygnus atratus isolate AKBS03 ecotype Queensland, Australia chromosome Z, CAtr_DNAZoo_HiC_assembly, whole genome shotgun sequence and encodes:
- the TMEM167A gene encoding protein kish-A, whose amino-acid sequence is MSAIFNFQSLLTVILLLICTCAYIRSLAPSLLDKNKTGLLGIFWKCARIGERKSPYVAVCCVVMAFSILFVQ